A region of Rhodamnia argentea isolate NSW1041297 chromosome 9, ASM2092103v1, whole genome shotgun sequence DNA encodes the following proteins:
- the LOC115744446 gene encoding uncharacterized protein LOC115744446 has protein sequence MVGLFSKFSVHRSGHRRAQSALDGKEVGLPNAEVASAATAAAAASHGIEVAVEFKPVEHPIEPLDNDQPIQCPLPEPSILNDGRIWKERVSATVRRRGDLPIMKESGSIESESTAGIRQRPATSNRMILPSISAPEHNLLKLLEECNAPGT, from the exons atgGTGGGTCTTTTCTCAAAGTTCTCTGTGCACAGAAGTGGCCATCGACGAGCTCAAAGTGCTCTG GACGGGAAGGAAGTGGGGCTTCCAAATGCAGAGGTTGCTAGCGCTGCCACTGCCGCAGCTGCTGCTTCTCATGGAATTGAAGTGGCCGTAGAATTTAAGCCTGTCGAACATCCAATCGAGCCTCTTGATAATGACCAACCAATTCAGTGCCCTCTGCCTGAACCTTCAATTCTAAAT GACGGAAGAATTTGGAAAGAACGAGTATCTGCGACCGTGCGGAGAAGAGGTGACCTACCCATCATGAAAGAAAGCGGGTCTATCGAATCTGAATCTACTGCTGGGATAAGACAAAGACCGGCCACCTCCAATCGCATGATTTTGCCCTCGATAAGCGCCCCAGAACATAATCTACTAAAGTTACTAGAAGAGTGTAACGCCCCGGGGACGTGA